The sequence GCACGCCAATCTTGCCGATGTCGTGCAGGAGCGCGCCGCGACCAATCTCCTCCAATTCCTTGCTCTGGATGCCCATGCGCTGGGCGATGGCGGAGGTGTAGCTGACCACGCGCTGCGAGTGGTCGCTCGTCTCGTGCTCGCGCGCGTCGAGCGCGGCCACCAGGGCGAGCAGCGTGTTCTGGTAGGTGTTGGCGATGTCGCGCAGGGCGCTGCGCAGCTCCGCCGTCCTGTCGCGCACCTTGCGCTCCAGCTTCTTCTGGTAGCGCTTGCGGGCCATCTCGATGCGGCGCTTGGCCAGCGCGCGCTCGATGGCACGGATGAGGTCCGTGAGCTTGGGTGGCTTGAGCAGATAGTCCACCGCGCCGCGGCGCAGACAGTCCACGGCGGACTCGGTGTCGCCGTAGCCGGTGAGCATGATGACGGACGTGTCCGGGAGCCGCTCGCGCAGGTTCTCCAGGAGCCAGAGGCCGTCCTTGCCCGGCATCTTCATGTCGCTGATGACGAGCGGTGTGTCCTCTTCGCCCGCGACATCCAGCGCCATCTCGGCACCGCTCGCGACCACGCAGTTGTAGCCCTCCTCCCGGAGGAGGACGGAGATGACGTCGCGTACGGAGTCGTCATCATCGACGATGAGGATTCTGGGCGGGGCAGGGGGGATGGCTTCCACGGCGGTCGATTCTAGAGGTTTCCGGGTTTCGATGGCGAACGAGTACGAGAAATTACCACCCTTCCCGGGTTGGCGGTTGATCCTCCAGTGGACAGGGAAGCAGGGCCCCGGCCTGCGAGGAGAGGGGCCTCCAGGCGCGAATCCAGGGCTGTTTTCCCTCTGGGAATGACCCGGAGCGGCTGCCTGCCCGCCCGCTCTCCAGGGGAGCCTCGTCCTCCCCGGGAGGGGGTGCCGGGCCCCCGACGTTGCGGGTCGTCCTCCCACCGGGACGGCCGGTCCCCGGAGCCCGGGAGCCCGGGAGCCCGGGAGCCCCGGAGCCCCGTCAGGCGTGCGCGCGGGGCGGGAGGCGGTCGTACCGGAAGGGCGCCAGGTCCATGGTGGGCTTCTCGCCGAGCACCGCCTGGGCGACGAGCTTCGCGGTGATTGGCGCCAGGAGGATGCCGTTGCGGAAGTGGCCGGTGGCGAGGAAGAGGCCCGGCACGGGGCCCTCGCCGAGGTAGGGACGCTTGTCCTCCGTCCACGGGCGGAAGCCGGCCCACGAGTCCGTCACGGAGGCGGAGCCCAGCTCGGGGCACAGCTCCAGCGCCATGTCGAGGATGCGCGCCAGGCCCGCCGCCGTCACCTGCTTGTCGAAGCCCACCAATTCCATGGTGCTGCCGGCGATGACGCGCCCGTCCGCGCGCGGCACGAGGTAGCCCTTCTCCGAGGTGAGGATGCGCTCCAGCACCGGCAGCCGCGTCTGGAGTTGGATCATCTGCCCGCGCGCCGGCCGCACCGCCTTCGGCTCCACGCCCGCGCCCTGCACCAGCGCGGACCACGAGCCCGCCGCGAGCACGACGGCATCCGCGCGCAGCACCTCGCCATCCAGGTCCACGCCCACCGCGCGGCCTGCCTCGTGCACCACGCCGCGCACGTAGCCGCTGCGGAACTCCGCGCCCACGCGCGCGGCGGCCATGGAGAGCGCGCGCACCAGGAGGCGGTTGTCCACCTGGTGGTCATCCGGGAAGTGCGCGGCGGCCAGCGCCTTCGGGGACAGGCGGGGCTCCAGGGCGCGGGCGGCCGTGCCGTCGAGCAGCTCCGCGCGCAGGCCCATCGCGCGCTGCCACGCCACCGTCGCGTCCAGGTGGTGCAGGTCCGTCTCGGTGAAGGCCACCTTGAGCACGCCGCACGGGCGGTAGGCGATGTCCACGCCGGACAGCTCGCGCAGCTCGGCGGCGAAGGCGGGGTAGAGGCCCAGGCTGCGCAGGCACAGCTCCAGGAAGGGGCCCGGCCCGTCGGACTCCATCTGCGGAGCGAGCATGCCCGCGGCGGCGCTCGAGGCCTCCGCGCCCGGAATGGAGCGCTCCAACACGGTGACGCGCACACCCGCCTGCCGCAGCCGCAGGGCGATGCCACAGCCCATGATGCCGCCGCCCACGACGATGACGTTCGAGACTCGCATGGCGTGCTTCCTGCTCGCCCACCCCTGGGTTTGCAAGCGTCACGAGGACGTCACCCGGGGGCAGGTTGACGGCGGGTGGCGAAATCGTTACTGATTGGACCGTGCTTTCCGCGTTCCATCACCACCATGCGCACCATCACGTCGGCCCGGACGGGTTCGATCGCCATGCGCATGCCTGGGTGAACCGCTAAGCGCACACCCACCCGGCACAAGCCGCAGCGACGAAGGCCCGTCCCCCCAGGACGGGCCTTTTTTCGTTTCCGCGCGCGCACTCCTTCCCCCTCGCAGTCCCCGAAGGCCCACCCATGCTGCTGAAGATTGCCCTTCCCAACAAAGGTCGTCTCTCCGACGAGGTGCGTGAGCTGTTCAACGAAGCGGGCCTGGAGGTGAAGGCCCGTGGAGAGCGCGCCCTCACCGCGTCGCTGGGCGGAGAGTTCGAAGCCATCTTCGTCCGAGCGCAGGACATCCCCGAGTTCGTCGCCGACGGCGCGGCGCACGCGGGCGTCACCGGGTGGGACCTGGTCAGCGAGTCCGGCCGCGAGCTGGACCACCTGATGGACCTGGAGTTCGGGAAGTGTCGTCTCGTGGTCGCCGCGAGAGAGGAGAGCGGCATCTCCGGCGCGGACGACGTGAGGAATGGCAGCCGCGTCGCGTCGTGCTTCCCGAGACTGACGCAGGCCTTCTTCGACAAGCGCGGGCAGAAGGTGACGGTGGTGCCGGTGTCGGGCGCGGCGGAGATTGCACCGCACCTGGGGATTGCGGACATCGTCGTGGACCTGACGTCCACGGGTTCCACGCTGAAGATGAACGGCCTGCGCGAGGTGGCCACGGTGCTGGAGTCCAGCGCGCGGCTGGTGGCCTGCGGGAGCAACACACCGGATGCGCAGCGCAAGCTGGAGGAGTTGAAGCTGGCGCTGGGCTCGGTGCTGGCGGCGCGCGGCAAGCGCTACCTGATGGCCAACGTGCCGAAGAGCTCGCTGCAGCAGGTGCGCGAGGTGCTGCCCGGCCTCAACGGTCCCACGGTGGTGGACGTACTGAACGGCGGCAACTTCGTGGCGGTGCACGCGGTGGTTCCGTCGAAGACCATCTACCGCACCGTCAACGCGCTCAAGGCCCTGGGCTGCGAGGGCATCCTCGTCACCCGCATCGAAAGGTTGATGGCGTGATGGACTCCCTCTGCACTTCGATTCTCAGGTACCGCGGTCCGCTGTCCGCTCTTTCCCGGGAGGACCGCCGCCGGTTGTTGAATCGCGGGGGTGGCTCCGACGCGCGCGTGGCCTCGCGGGTGAGTGAGCTCATCGCCCGCGTGCGCGACGACGGAGACCGGGCGCTCTTCGAGCTGGCGCGCCAGTTCGACCGCGTGGAGCTCAAGTCGCTGGAGGTTCCGCTCGAGCGTTGTCATGCGGCACTGGCTTCACTGGAGCCCTCCGTGCGCGAGGCACTGACCCGCGCGGCGCGCAACATCGCCCGAGCGCACGAGGCGCAGAGGCCGGGCGCCGTCGAAGTGGAGACGGAGCCCGGCGTGTGGGTGGGACGAAGGCCGGATCCGCTGGGGCGCGTGGGCGTGTATGCACCGGGAGGCCGCGCTGTGTACCCCAGCAGCGTGCTGATGGGCGTGGTGCCGGCGAAGGTGGCGGGCGTGGGCGAGGTCATCGTCTGCTCTCCACCCGGACCGGACGGGCTGCCCCACGCGAGCGTGATGGCCGCCGCGGCGCTGGCGGGAGCGGACCGCGTCTTCGCGCTGGGCGGCGCGGGCGCGGTGGCGGCCCTGGCGTACGGCACGGAGAGCGTGCCCCGCGTGGACCGCATCGTCGGCCCGGGCAATGCGTATGTCGCCGAGGCGAAGCTCCAGGTGGTGGGCGCGGTGGCGATTGAAGCACCGGCCGGCCCGAGCGAAATCCTGGTGATTGCGGACGTCAACGCGAGCCCGGACGCGGTGGCTCGGGAGATGCTGGCGCAGGCCGAGCACGACCCCGAGGCCGCATGCGTGACGCTCGCGGTGGGGGAGGTGCTGGCGGACGCCATCGCCCGCTCGGTGGAGCGCCTGGCGCACGAGGCGAAGCGCTGGGAAATCGTCACCTCGGCGCTGGGCTCGCGGGGCGCGGTGTTGAGCGTGCAGTCGCTGGAGGAGGCGTGGCCCTTCGCGGCGGACTTCGCGCCCGAGCACCTGTTGCTCGCCACCGCGTCGCCTCAGGATGACCTCGCGCGCGTGCGCAACGCGGGCACCGTCTTCCTCGGTGAGCGTTCCTCGGTCGCGTATGGCGACTACATGACGGGCTCCAACCACGTGCTGCCCACGGCGGGGCTGGCGCGTGCGTACTCGGGGTTGAACCTGCTGGACTTCTACCGGTGGACCACGTGGCAGCGCGTGGAGGCTCCGGCGGCGGCGGCGCTGGCGGAGGACGTGGGCGTGCTCGCGGACAGCGAGGGGCTCTTCGCCCACGCGGATGCGGCGCGGGCCTGGAGGCGCCCGTGATTTCCACGCGCGCTTCGTACCGGGACATTCCCCTCTACTCGCCGGCGAAGAAGCCGTGCCGCGTGGACCTGAGCGACAACACCAACCTCTTCGGCACACCGCCCGCGGCGGAGCGTGTGTTGCGTGCTGCTTCGCTCCGCGCCGTGTCGGCGTATCCAGCGGGCTACTCGCCGGACCTGCGCCGCGCGGTGGCCGCGTATGCCGGAGTGA comes from Pyxidicoccus parkwaysis and encodes:
- a CDS encoding HD-GYP domain-containing protein: MEAIPPAPPRILIVDDDDSVRDVISVLLREEGYNCVVASGAEMALDVAGEEDTPLVISDMKMPGKDGLWLLENLRERLPDTSVIMLTGYGDTESAVDCLRRGAVDYLLKPPKLTDLIRAIERALAKRRIEMARKRYQKKLERKVRDRTAELRSALRDIANTYQNTLLALVAALDAREHETSDHSQRVVSYTSAIAQRMGIQSKELEEIGRGALLHDIGKIGVPDAVLLKPGKLTPDEWLEMRKHPEIGFQMIQNIPFLDTPASIVLSHQERWDGAGYPRNLQRHEIHIGARIFAVADTLDAMTSDRPYRKGTSFANAIQEIRRCANTQFDPEVVRAFLDIGEEGLIRIKEEMKQKKLQLPQAEAEATEAEAELARLTDLDDDDAPTRPSTASESPEVKRSATGTEG
- the thiO gene encoding glycine oxidase ThiO, with the protein product MRVSNVIVVGGGIMGCGIALRLRQAGVRVTVLERSIPGAEASSAAAGMLAPQMESDGPGPFLELCLRSLGLYPAFAAELRELSGVDIAYRPCGVLKVAFTETDLHHLDATVAWQRAMGLRAELLDGTAARALEPRLSPKALAAAHFPDDHQVDNRLLVRALSMAAARVGAEFRSGYVRGVVHEAGRAVGVDLDGEVLRADAVVLAAGSWSALVQGAGVEPKAVRPARGQMIQLQTRLPVLERILTSEKGYLVPRADGRVIAGSTMELVGFDKQVTAAGLARILDMALELCPELGSASVTDSWAGFRPWTEDKRPYLGEGPVPGLFLATGHFRNGILLAPITAKLVAQAVLGEKPTMDLAPFRYDRLPPRAHA
- the hisG gene encoding ATP phosphoribosyltransferase, which codes for MLLKIALPNKGRLSDEVRELFNEAGLEVKARGERALTASLGGEFEAIFVRAQDIPEFVADGAAHAGVTGWDLVSESGRELDHLMDLEFGKCRLVVAAREESGISGADDVRNGSRVASCFPRLTQAFFDKRGQKVTVVPVSGAAEIAPHLGIADIVVDLTSTGSTLKMNGLREVATVLESSARLVACGSNTPDAQRKLEELKLALGSVLAARGKRYLMANVPKSSLQQVREVLPGLNGPTVVDVLNGGNFVAVHAVVPSKTIYRTVNALKALGCEGILVTRIERLMA
- the hisD gene encoding histidinol dehydrogenase, producing the protein MDSLCTSILRYRGPLSALSREDRRRLLNRGGGSDARVASRVSELIARVRDDGDRALFELARQFDRVELKSLEVPLERCHAALASLEPSVREALTRAARNIARAHEAQRPGAVEVETEPGVWVGRRPDPLGRVGVYAPGGRAVYPSSVLMGVVPAKVAGVGEVIVCSPPGPDGLPHASVMAAAALAGADRVFALGGAGAVAALAYGTESVPRVDRIVGPGNAYVAEAKLQVVGAVAIEAPAGPSEILVIADVNASPDAVAREMLAQAEHDPEAACVTLAVGEVLADAIARSVERLAHEAKRWEIVTSALGSRGAVLSVQSLEEAWPFAADFAPEHLLLATASPQDDLARVRNAGTVFLGERSSVAYGDYMTGSNHVLPTAGLARAYSGLNLLDFYRWTTWQRVEAPAAAALAEDVGVLADSEGLFAHADAARAWRRP